The Apus apus isolate bApuApu2 chromosome 20, bApuApu2.pri.cur, whole genome shotgun sequence genome includes a region encoding these proteins:
- the C20H1orf167 gene encoding uncharacterized protein C1orf167 homolog, which translates to MLYRFNLDRLRAASLRKYFQQWVQMLQVREGDKQAMVNFFLRWRQHCGAAVSSVADKTATKRHGDQPLWTVERLFPQKAGYSLDDLCQKMKLQRVYLLWVTRQREHHRAGSFSQALEQCKLRKALKIWHQKCLRLKTIEQGPKRLHGTVFEEPLAMLFSEDFSTSSGFDSSAPATLASQSSLEKEYSFSDSSQQSFSSVLPTEDVTHMPYYSSCLQLHQCAELPSEQASFPPRSTGSGGNWFEGGQFQSLVLQSPDNSVQSLISYSLWEEDCSSDKEVKSCWHQAEKCCLQRYFIIWSAQTQQLVKAQQHCRLTQLSRVFLSWHHWVVENKNRKAAAALKHGVHCCQVAFSLWKKRLAQKVEADRRFRCHIHQMTADALWHWHSCWQRKCAERDLQQQWAQHSCQQKKRLVLQTWYCQTGKQKYAALFWERLLLHRCLVAWAQITAGRLRQHEALSHFKRLREHHLLVVSFTEWRVKFLRAEQRVLRERNLKCQGPSWGRACHRWRLASRQQALHLGSVATVKQACNYWTKAAAFSQCSRQCSTLIGVRKRRKMSLAWSLKSRRGREKGSAPAASLELFSSAIHRWLVIYRSQNVAERPPHLAERPAVVGLSPADARIQENKAEVDVEWDEKWLGRKYLRWWHRTVILRQCQRVRRLRCLARGWHRWQEASRVVTVAQELAQQQLIEKAWRVWRRRYLQTRVVQNFLEEEARSLLSQAFGRWRQLTAFQLKDKGGC; encoded by the exons ATGCTTTACAGGTTCAACCTGGACCGTCTCAGAGCAGCATCACTGAGGAAATATTTCCAGCAGTGGGTTCAGATGCTGCAGGTCAGAGAAGGTGATAAGCAGGCAATGGTGAACTTCTTCCTACGATGGAGGCAGCATTGTG GAGCAGCTGTAAGCTCAGTAGCTGACAAGACTGCAACAAAGAGGCATGGAGATCAGCCATTGTGGACTGTAGAGAGACTGTTTCCTCAGAAAGCAGGCTACTCTCTTGATGACCTCTGCCAGAAGATGAAGCTCCAGAGAGTCTATCTGCTGTGGGTGACAAGGCAAAGGGAGCATCACAGAGCTGG TTCTTTCTCTCAGGCTTTAGAGCAGTGTAAACTcagaaaagctctgaaaatatGGCACCAAAAGTGTCTCAGACTGAAGACAATTGAACAGGGGCCAAAGCGCTTGCACGGGACTGTCTTTGAAGAACCTCTTGCCATGCTGTTTTCTGAGGACTTCTCAACATCTTCGGGCTTTGACAGCAGTGCTCCAGCTACTCTGGCCTCTCAAAGCTCATTGGAAAAG GAATACAGTTTTAgtgacagcagccagcagagcttctCCTCTGTTCTGCCTACTGAGGATGTCACTCACATGCCATACTACAGTTCTTGCCTGCAGCTACACCAGTGTGCAGAGCTGCCATCTGAGCAGGCCTCCTTTCCTCCACGGAGTACTGGATCTGG AGGAAATTGGTTTGAGGGAGGTCAGTTCCAGTCTTTGGTACTGCAGAGTCCAGACAATAGTGTGCAGTCTCTCATCAGTTACTCTCTGTGGGAAGAG GACTGCAGTTCTGACAAGGAAGTGAAGAGTTGCTGGCACCAAGCAGAGAAATGCTGTCTGCAGAGGTACTTCATTATTTGGTCTGCTCAGACTCAGCAACTTGTCAAggcccagcagcactgcaggctcaCTCAGCTGTCTCG GGTTTTTCTCAGCTGGCATCACTGGGTTGTGGAAAATAAGAATcgaaaagcagcagcagccctaaAACATGGAGTTCATTGCTGCCAGGTGGCTTTCAGCCTGTGGAAGAAGAGACTGGCCCAGAAGGTGGAGGCTGACAGGAGATTCAGGTGTCACATTCACCAGATGACTGCTGATGCTCTGTGGCATTGGCATTCCTGCTGGCAAA GGAAGTGTGCTGAGAGAGACCTGCAGCAGCAATgggctcagcacagctgccagCAAAAGAAGAGGCTGGTCCTGCAGACATGGTACTGccaaacaggaaagcagaaatatgCTGCTTTATTCTGGGAACGTCTTCTCCTGCACAg GTGCCTAGTGGCCTGGGCCCAGATCACTGCCGGTAGACTGAGGCAGCATGAAGCCCTCTCTCATTTTAAAAGGCTCAGGGAACACCATCTCTTGGTTGTGAGCTTCACTGAGTGGAGGGTGAAGTTCTTGAGAGCTGAACAGAGGGTGCTGAGAGAGAGAAACCTCAAGTGTCAGGGACCCTCCTGGGGTAGAGCCTGTCACCGCTGGCGGTTGGCCTCAAGACAGCAAGCCCTACACCTAGGGTCTGTGGCTACTGTAAAACAG gCCTGCAACTACTGGACAAAAGCAGCTGCCTTTTCCCAGTGCTCACGGCAGTGCAGTACCCTGATaggtgtgaggaagaggaggaagatgtCTCTAGCTTGGTCCTTGA aaagcagaagaggcagagaaaagggttcagcaccagctgcctctCTTGAGCTGTTCTCCAGTGCCATTCACCGCTGGCTCGTGATCTACAGAAGCCAAAACGTGGCTGAAAGGCCCCCTCACCTGGCAGAGAGACCTGCTGTGGTGGGACTCTCTCCTGCAGATGCAAGGATCCAGGAGAACAAGGCAGAGGTGGATGTGGAGTGGGATGAGAAGTGGCTTGG GAGGAAGTATCTGAGATGGTGGCATCGAACCGTGATCCTTCGCCAGTGCCAGCGTGTCAGGAGGCTGCGCTGCCTGGCAAGGGGGTGGCATCGGTGGCAAGAAGCCAGCAGGGTGGTGACAGTGGCTCAGGAGTTG gcccagcagcagctgatagAAAAGGCCTGGAGGGTGTGGAGACGACGATACTTGCAAACCCGTGTGGTGCAGAATTTTTTGGAGGAAGAAGCCAGAAGCCTGCTGTCTCAG GCCTTTGGAAGGTGGCGCCAGCTAACAGCATTCCAGCTCAAGGACAAAGGAGGCTGCTGA
- the MTHFR gene encoding methylenetetrahydrofolate reductase (NADPH) isoform X3 codes for MDTRFDRMGAGGPLFIDVTWHPAGDPGSDKETSSMIIANTAVNYCGLETILHMTCCNQTKDDITGHLQKAKRLGLKNIMALRGDPAGEEWEEEVDGFNYAVDLVKHIRNEFDDYFDICVAGFFSPPKGYPTGHPEAESYEADLRHLKEKVFAGADFIITQLFFRSETFLKFMKDCQAIGITCPIIPGIFPIQGYHSLRQLVKLSKLEVPQEIKDVIEPIKDNDAAIRNYGVELAVSMCRELLDSGMVHGLHFYTLNREVATTEVLKRLGIWKEDPRRPLPWAVSAHPKRRVEDVRPIFWASRPKSYIYRTQEWDDFPNGRWGNSSSPAFGELKDYYLFYLKSKSPREELLKMWGEELTGEESVFEVFTCYITGEPNKNGHKVTCMPWNDDPLATETNLLKEQLEKVNRRGILTINSQPNINGKPSTDPIVGWGPSGGYVFQKAYLEFFTSSEIVTALLKVLKKYELRVNYHIVNVKGQNITNAPDLQPNAVTWGIFPGREIIQPTVVDPVSFLSWKDEAFALWIEQWAKLYEEESPSRMIIQYIHDNYYLVNLVDNDFPLENCLWQVVDDTFELLNSPTQQ; via the exons ATGGACACCAG GTTTGACCGTATGGGAGCGGGTGGTCCACTCTTCATTGATGTGACATGGCACCCCGCAGGGGACCCAGGATCTGACAAGGAAACCTCTTCCATGATTATTGCCAACACTGCAGTCAACTACTGTGGCCTGGAGACCATCCTGCACATGACGTGCTGCAATCAAACCAAGGATGACATCACAGGGCATCTGCAGAAGGCCAAGAGGCTTGGCTTGAAGAACATCATGGCATTGCGTGGAG ATCCTGCTGGTGAGGAATGGGAGGAAGAAGTAGATGGCTTCAACTATGCTGTTGACCTGGTTAAGCACATTCGCAATGAATTTGATGATTACTTTGACATCTGTGTGGCAG ggtttttttccccccccaaagGCTACCCCACGGGTCATCCTGAAGCTGAGAGCTATGAGGCAGACCTGAGGCACCTGAAGGAGAAAGTCTTTGCTGGAGCAGACTTCATCATTACACAGCTTTTCTTCCGATCAGAAACCTTTCTCAAGTTCATGAAGGACTGTCAAGCCATTGGCATCACCTGTCCCATTATTCCTGGCATCTTCCCCATACAG GGTTACCACTCGCTGCGCCAGCTGGTGAAACTCTCCAAGCTGGAAGTGCCTCAAGAAATCAAAGATGTGATTGAGCCCATCAAGGACAATGATGCAGCTATCAGAAACTATGGGGTGGAGCTGGCAGTGTCCATGTGCCGGGAGCTGTTGGATAGTGGCATGGTGCATGGGCTCCATTTTTACACCCTCAATCGGGAAGTGGCTACTACAGAAGTCCTTAAGCGTCTGGGCATATGGAAGGAGGACCCCAG GCggcccctgccctgggcagtcaGTGCTCACCCCAAGAGAAGAGTTGAAGATGTCAGGCCAATCTTCTGGGCCTCACGGCCAAAGAGCTACATCTATCGGACTCAGGAATGGGACGACTTCCCCAACGGCCGATG GGGCaactcctcctctccagcctttGGGGAACTGAAGGACTATTACCTCTTCTACCTGAAGAGCAAGTCTCCCCGGGAGGAGCTCCTGAAGATGTGGGGAGAAGAGCTGACTGGGGAGGAAAGCGTCTTTGAGGTGTTCACATGTTACATCACTGGAGAGCCCAACAAGAATGGGCACAAG GTTACATGTATGCCTTGGAATGATGACCCTCTTGCTACTGAAACCAACCTTctgaaggagcagctggagaaggtgaACAGACGAGGAATCCTGACCATCAACTCCCAGCCAAACATCAATGGCAAACCATCCACAGACCCCATTGTAGGCTGGGGGCCCAGTGGGGGATATGTCTTCCAAAAG GCATACCTAGAGTTCTTCACCTCCAGTGAGATCGTCACGGCACTGCTCAAAGTGCTGAAGAAGTACGAGTTGAGAGTGAACTACCACATTGTCAATGTCAAG GGCCAGAATATTACCAATGCTCCAGATCTGCAACCCAATGCTGTCACCTGGGGCATCTTCCCAGGCAGAGAGATCATCCAGCCCACTGTAGTGGATCCCGTGAGCTTCCTCTCCTGGAAG gATGAGGCCTTTGCACTGTGGATTGAGCAATGGGCCAAGCTCTATGAAGAGGAGTCCCCCTCTCGCATGATCATCCAGTACATCCATGACAACTACTATTTGGTCAACCTGGTGGACAATGATTTCCCACTTGAAAACTGCCTCTGGCAGGTTGTGGATGATACTTTTGAGCTATTGAACTCTCCAACTCAGCAGTGA
- the MTHFR gene encoding methylenetetrahydrofolate reductase (NADPH) isoform X4 gives MGAGGPLFIDVTWHPAGDPGSDKETSSMIIANTAVNYCGLETILHMTCCNQTKDDITGHLQKAKRLGLKNIMALRGDPAGEEWEEEVDGFNYAVDLVKHIRNEFDDYFDICVAGFFSPPKGYPTGHPEAESYEADLRHLKEKVFAGADFIITQLFFRSETFLKFMKDCQAIGITCPIIPGIFPIQGYHSLRQLVKLSKLEVPQEIKDVIEPIKDNDAAIRNYGVELAVSMCRELLDSGMVHGLHFYTLNREVATTEVLKRLGIWKEDPRRPLPWAVSAHPKRRVEDVRPIFWASRPKSYIYRTQEWDDFPNGRWGNSSSPAFGELKDYYLFYLKSKSPREELLKMWGEELTGEESVFEVFTCYITGEPNKNGHKVTCMPWNDDPLATETNLLKEQLEKVNRRGILTINSQPNINGKPSTDPIVGWGPSGGYVFQKAYLEFFTSSEIVTALLKVLKKYELRVNYHIVNVKGQNITNAPDLQPNAVTWGIFPGREIIQPTVVDPVSFLSWKDEAFALWIEQWAKLYEEESPSRMIIQYIHDNYYLVNLVDNDFPLENCLWQVVDDTFELLNSPTQQ, from the exons ATGGGAGCGGGTGGTCCACTCTTCATTGATGTGACATGGCACCCCGCAGGGGACCCAGGATCTGACAAGGAAACCTCTTCCATGATTATTGCCAACACTGCAGTCAACTACTGTGGCCTGGAGACCATCCTGCACATGACGTGCTGCAATCAAACCAAGGATGACATCACAGGGCATCTGCAGAAGGCCAAGAGGCTTGGCTTGAAGAACATCATGGCATTGCGTGGAG ATCCTGCTGGTGAGGAATGGGAGGAAGAAGTAGATGGCTTCAACTATGCTGTTGACCTGGTTAAGCACATTCGCAATGAATTTGATGATTACTTTGACATCTGTGTGGCAG ggtttttttccccccccaaagGCTACCCCACGGGTCATCCTGAAGCTGAGAGCTATGAGGCAGACCTGAGGCACCTGAAGGAGAAAGTCTTTGCTGGAGCAGACTTCATCATTACACAGCTTTTCTTCCGATCAGAAACCTTTCTCAAGTTCATGAAGGACTGTCAAGCCATTGGCATCACCTGTCCCATTATTCCTGGCATCTTCCCCATACAG GGTTACCACTCGCTGCGCCAGCTGGTGAAACTCTCCAAGCTGGAAGTGCCTCAAGAAATCAAAGATGTGATTGAGCCCATCAAGGACAATGATGCAGCTATCAGAAACTATGGGGTGGAGCTGGCAGTGTCCATGTGCCGGGAGCTGTTGGATAGTGGCATGGTGCATGGGCTCCATTTTTACACCCTCAATCGGGAAGTGGCTACTACAGAAGTCCTTAAGCGTCTGGGCATATGGAAGGAGGACCCCAG GCggcccctgccctgggcagtcaGTGCTCACCCCAAGAGAAGAGTTGAAGATGTCAGGCCAATCTTCTGGGCCTCACGGCCAAAGAGCTACATCTATCGGACTCAGGAATGGGACGACTTCCCCAACGGCCGATG GGGCaactcctcctctccagcctttGGGGAACTGAAGGACTATTACCTCTTCTACCTGAAGAGCAAGTCTCCCCGGGAGGAGCTCCTGAAGATGTGGGGAGAAGAGCTGACTGGGGAGGAAAGCGTCTTTGAGGTGTTCACATGTTACATCACTGGAGAGCCCAACAAGAATGGGCACAAG GTTACATGTATGCCTTGGAATGATGACCCTCTTGCTACTGAAACCAACCTTctgaaggagcagctggagaaggtgaACAGACGAGGAATCCTGACCATCAACTCCCAGCCAAACATCAATGGCAAACCATCCACAGACCCCATTGTAGGCTGGGGGCCCAGTGGGGGATATGTCTTCCAAAAG GCATACCTAGAGTTCTTCACCTCCAGTGAGATCGTCACGGCACTGCTCAAAGTGCTGAAGAAGTACGAGTTGAGAGTGAACTACCACATTGTCAATGTCAAG GGCCAGAATATTACCAATGCTCCAGATCTGCAACCCAATGCTGTCACCTGGGGCATCTTCCCAGGCAGAGAGATCATCCAGCCCACTGTAGTGGATCCCGTGAGCTTCCTCTCCTGGAAG gATGAGGCCTTTGCACTGTGGATTGAGCAATGGGCCAAGCTCTATGAAGAGGAGTCCCCCTCTCGCATGATCATCCAGTACATCCATGACAACTACTATTTGGTCAACCTGGTGGACAATGATTTCCCACTTGAAAACTGCCTCTGGCAGGTTGTGGATGATACTTTTGAGCTATTGAACTCTCCAACTCAGCAGTGA
- the MTHFR gene encoding methylenetetrahydrofolate reductase (NADPH) isoform X1, translating to MVNETQHTCSASSSSKSDGGSSSGSESSKDSSRCSTPVLDADRHERLREKMRRRQDSGDKWFSLEFFPPRTANAAVNLISRFDRMGAGGPLFIDVTWHPAGDPGSDKETSSMIIANTAVNYCGLETILHMTCCNQTKDDITGHLQKAKRLGLKNIMALRGDPAGEEWEEEVDGFNYAVDLVKHIRNEFDDYFDICVAGFFSPPKGYPTGHPEAESYEADLRHLKEKVFAGADFIITQLFFRSETFLKFMKDCQAIGITCPIIPGIFPIQGYHSLRQLVKLSKLEVPQEIKDVIEPIKDNDAAIRNYGVELAVSMCRELLDSGMVHGLHFYTLNREVATTEVLKRLGIWKEDPRRPLPWAVSAHPKRRVEDVRPIFWASRPKSYIYRTQEWDDFPNGRWGNSSSPAFGELKDYYLFYLKSKSPREELLKMWGEELTGEESVFEVFTCYITGEPNKNGHKVTCMPWNDDPLATETNLLKEQLEKVNRRGILTINSQPNINGKPSTDPIVGWGPSGGYVFQKAYLEFFTSSEIVTALLKVLKKYELRVNYHIVNVKGQNITNAPDLQPNAVTWGIFPGREIIQPTVVDPVSFLSWKDEAFALWIEQWAKLYEEESPSRMIIQYIHDNYYLVNLVDNDFPLENCLWQVVDDTFELLNSPTQQ from the exons ATGGTCAACGAGACCCAGCATACCTGCAGTGCCAGTTCCAGCTCCAAGTCtgatggtggcagcagcagtgggagtgAGAGCTCCAAGGACAGCTCACGCTGCTCCACCCCTGTCCTCGACGCCGACCGTCACGAGCGGCTGCGGGAGAAGATGCGCCGGCGGCAGGACTCTGGAGACAAGTGGTTCTCCTTGGAGTTCTTCCCTCCACGCACAGCCAATGCTGCTGTCAATCTCATCTCCAG GTTTGACCGTATGGGAGCGGGTGGTCCACTCTTCATTGATGTGACATGGCACCCCGCAGGGGACCCAGGATCTGACAAGGAAACCTCTTCCATGATTATTGCCAACACTGCAGTCAACTACTGTGGCCTGGAGACCATCCTGCACATGACGTGCTGCAATCAAACCAAGGATGACATCACAGGGCATCTGCAGAAGGCCAAGAGGCTTGGCTTGAAGAACATCATGGCATTGCGTGGAG ATCCTGCTGGTGAGGAATGGGAGGAAGAAGTAGATGGCTTCAACTATGCTGTTGACCTGGTTAAGCACATTCGCAATGAATTTGATGATTACTTTGACATCTGTGTGGCAG ggtttttttccccccccaaagGCTACCCCACGGGTCATCCTGAAGCTGAGAGCTATGAGGCAGACCTGAGGCACCTGAAGGAGAAAGTCTTTGCTGGAGCAGACTTCATCATTACACAGCTTTTCTTCCGATCAGAAACCTTTCTCAAGTTCATGAAGGACTGTCAAGCCATTGGCATCACCTGTCCCATTATTCCTGGCATCTTCCCCATACAG GGTTACCACTCGCTGCGCCAGCTGGTGAAACTCTCCAAGCTGGAAGTGCCTCAAGAAATCAAAGATGTGATTGAGCCCATCAAGGACAATGATGCAGCTATCAGAAACTATGGGGTGGAGCTGGCAGTGTCCATGTGCCGGGAGCTGTTGGATAGTGGCATGGTGCATGGGCTCCATTTTTACACCCTCAATCGGGAAGTGGCTACTACAGAAGTCCTTAAGCGTCTGGGCATATGGAAGGAGGACCCCAG GCggcccctgccctgggcagtcaGTGCTCACCCCAAGAGAAGAGTTGAAGATGTCAGGCCAATCTTCTGGGCCTCACGGCCAAAGAGCTACATCTATCGGACTCAGGAATGGGACGACTTCCCCAACGGCCGATG GGGCaactcctcctctccagcctttGGGGAACTGAAGGACTATTACCTCTTCTACCTGAAGAGCAAGTCTCCCCGGGAGGAGCTCCTGAAGATGTGGGGAGAAGAGCTGACTGGGGAGGAAAGCGTCTTTGAGGTGTTCACATGTTACATCACTGGAGAGCCCAACAAGAATGGGCACAAG GTTACATGTATGCCTTGGAATGATGACCCTCTTGCTACTGAAACCAACCTTctgaaggagcagctggagaaggtgaACAGACGAGGAATCCTGACCATCAACTCCCAGCCAAACATCAATGGCAAACCATCCACAGACCCCATTGTAGGCTGGGGGCCCAGTGGGGGATATGTCTTCCAAAAG GCATACCTAGAGTTCTTCACCTCCAGTGAGATCGTCACGGCACTGCTCAAAGTGCTGAAGAAGTACGAGTTGAGAGTGAACTACCACATTGTCAATGTCAAG GGCCAGAATATTACCAATGCTCCAGATCTGCAACCCAATGCTGTCACCTGGGGCATCTTCCCAGGCAGAGAGATCATCCAGCCCACTGTAGTGGATCCCGTGAGCTTCCTCTCCTGGAAG gATGAGGCCTTTGCACTGTGGATTGAGCAATGGGCCAAGCTCTATGAAGAGGAGTCCCCCTCTCGCATGATCATCCAGTACATCCATGACAACTACTATTTGGTCAACCTGGTGGACAATGATTTCCCACTTGAAAACTGCCTCTGGCAGGTTGTGGATGATACTTTTGAGCTATTGAACTCTCCAACTCAGCAGTGA
- the MTHFR gene encoding methylenetetrahydrofolate reductase (NADPH) isoform X2, which yields MVNETQHTCSASSSSKSDGGSSSGSESSKDSSRCSTPVLDADRHERLREKMRRRQDSGDKWFSLEFFPPRTANAAVNLISRFDRMGAGGPLFIDVTWHPAGDPGSDKETSSMIIANTAVNYCGLETILHMTCCNQTKDDITGHLQKAKRLGLKNIMALRGDPAGEEWEEEVDGFNYAVDLVKHIRNEFDDYFDICVAGYPTGHPEAESYEADLRHLKEKVFAGADFIITQLFFRSETFLKFMKDCQAIGITCPIIPGIFPIQGYHSLRQLVKLSKLEVPQEIKDVIEPIKDNDAAIRNYGVELAVSMCRELLDSGMVHGLHFYTLNREVATTEVLKRLGIWKEDPRRPLPWAVSAHPKRRVEDVRPIFWASRPKSYIYRTQEWDDFPNGRWGNSSSPAFGELKDYYLFYLKSKSPREELLKMWGEELTGEESVFEVFTCYITGEPNKNGHKVTCMPWNDDPLATETNLLKEQLEKVNRRGILTINSQPNINGKPSTDPIVGWGPSGGYVFQKAYLEFFTSSEIVTALLKVLKKYELRVNYHIVNVKGQNITNAPDLQPNAVTWGIFPGREIIQPTVVDPVSFLSWKDEAFALWIEQWAKLYEEESPSRMIIQYIHDNYYLVNLVDNDFPLENCLWQVVDDTFELLNSPTQQ from the exons ATGGTCAACGAGACCCAGCATACCTGCAGTGCCAGTTCCAGCTCCAAGTCtgatggtggcagcagcagtgggagtgAGAGCTCCAAGGACAGCTCACGCTGCTCCACCCCTGTCCTCGACGCCGACCGTCACGAGCGGCTGCGGGAGAAGATGCGCCGGCGGCAGGACTCTGGAGACAAGTGGTTCTCCTTGGAGTTCTTCCCTCCACGCACAGCCAATGCTGCTGTCAATCTCATCTCCAG GTTTGACCGTATGGGAGCGGGTGGTCCACTCTTCATTGATGTGACATGGCACCCCGCAGGGGACCCAGGATCTGACAAGGAAACCTCTTCCATGATTATTGCCAACACTGCAGTCAACTACTGTGGCCTGGAGACCATCCTGCACATGACGTGCTGCAATCAAACCAAGGATGACATCACAGGGCATCTGCAGAAGGCCAAGAGGCTTGGCTTGAAGAACATCATGGCATTGCGTGGAG ATCCTGCTGGTGAGGAATGGGAGGAAGAAGTAGATGGCTTCAACTATGCTGTTGACCTGGTTAAGCACATTCGCAATGAATTTGATGATTACTTTGACATCTGTGTGGCAG GCTACCCCACGGGTCATCCTGAAGCTGAGAGCTATGAGGCAGACCTGAGGCACCTGAAGGAGAAAGTCTTTGCTGGAGCAGACTTCATCATTACACAGCTTTTCTTCCGATCAGAAACCTTTCTCAAGTTCATGAAGGACTGTCAAGCCATTGGCATCACCTGTCCCATTATTCCTGGCATCTTCCCCATACAG GGTTACCACTCGCTGCGCCAGCTGGTGAAACTCTCCAAGCTGGAAGTGCCTCAAGAAATCAAAGATGTGATTGAGCCCATCAAGGACAATGATGCAGCTATCAGAAACTATGGGGTGGAGCTGGCAGTGTCCATGTGCCGGGAGCTGTTGGATAGTGGCATGGTGCATGGGCTCCATTTTTACACCCTCAATCGGGAAGTGGCTACTACAGAAGTCCTTAAGCGTCTGGGCATATGGAAGGAGGACCCCAG GCggcccctgccctgggcagtcaGTGCTCACCCCAAGAGAAGAGTTGAAGATGTCAGGCCAATCTTCTGGGCCTCACGGCCAAAGAGCTACATCTATCGGACTCAGGAATGGGACGACTTCCCCAACGGCCGATG GGGCaactcctcctctccagcctttGGGGAACTGAAGGACTATTACCTCTTCTACCTGAAGAGCAAGTCTCCCCGGGAGGAGCTCCTGAAGATGTGGGGAGAAGAGCTGACTGGGGAGGAAAGCGTCTTTGAGGTGTTCACATGTTACATCACTGGAGAGCCCAACAAGAATGGGCACAAG GTTACATGTATGCCTTGGAATGATGACCCTCTTGCTACTGAAACCAACCTTctgaaggagcagctggagaaggtgaACAGACGAGGAATCCTGACCATCAACTCCCAGCCAAACATCAATGGCAAACCATCCACAGACCCCATTGTAGGCTGGGGGCCCAGTGGGGGATATGTCTTCCAAAAG GCATACCTAGAGTTCTTCACCTCCAGTGAGATCGTCACGGCACTGCTCAAAGTGCTGAAGAAGTACGAGTTGAGAGTGAACTACCACATTGTCAATGTCAAG GGCCAGAATATTACCAATGCTCCAGATCTGCAACCCAATGCTGTCACCTGGGGCATCTTCCCAGGCAGAGAGATCATCCAGCCCACTGTAGTGGATCCCGTGAGCTTCCTCTCCTGGAAG gATGAGGCCTTTGCACTGTGGATTGAGCAATGGGCCAAGCTCTATGAAGAGGAGTCCCCCTCTCGCATGATCATCCAGTACATCCATGACAACTACTATTTGGTCAACCTGGTGGACAATGATTTCCCACTTGAAAACTGCCTCTGGCAGGTTGTGGATGATACTTTTGAGCTATTGAACTCTCCAACTCAGCAGTGA